The DNA sequence GACCGGTGCCCGCAGGCGCGGATCGGGAACGACGGCGCGTCGGCATCGTGGACGTCGCCGCCGCGGCCGGCGTGTCGCGCCAGACGGTGTCCAACGTCCTCAACGGGCGCGAGGAGTACTACTCCACCGCGACCTACGAGAAGGTCACCAGCGCCATGCGAGCGTTGGGCTACCGGCCCAACCGCGCCGCGCAGACGTTGCGCTCGCGCCGCACGGCCCAGATCGGCTACCACATCTTCGGCGAGCAACTGGACCAGGCGCAGGGCTTCACCCTGCGCTTCCTGCAGTCCCTGGTGCGGGCCGCGGCCGAGGTCGACCACCAGGTCCTGGTGTTCACCCACCGCCGCGACGACCCGCTGGGCGTGTTCAAGGACCTCGTCGCCCGGCACGCCGTGGACGCGATCGTGCTGTCGGAGTCGACCGTGGACGACGACCGGGCCCGCTTCCTGGCCGACAGCGGCATCCCGTTCGCCTGCTTCGGCCGCCTCGCGCCGGACCTGCCGCAGCACTGGGTGGACGTCGACAACACCGCCGGCATGAGCGCGGTGGTGGACGCGCTGGTCGCCGACGGCCACCTGCGGTTCGCCTACCTGGCCGCCGACGGAGACCAGTACTGGAAGCTCGACCGGCTCGACGGCGTCGTGCGACGCCTGGCCCACCACGGCGTCCGCCTGCCGAAGTCAGCCATGTTCCGAGGCTCCGACCAGGGCGTTCGCCGCCGTGCGCGCCAACTGCTGACCGGCAAGAACCCGCCGAGCGCCATCGTGACCGGCAGCGACGCCGTGGCGGCCGCGGTCGTCGGCGTCGCCCACTCCCTCGGGCTCGGGGTGGGCTCCGACGTGGCCGTCACCGGCTTCGACGGCGGCGCGGTCGGACTGGTGACCGAACCCACCCTGACCAGCGCGCGCATCCCCGTCGACCGGGTCTCCCGCACCCTGGTCGCCCGCTGCCTGCGGCAGGTCGAGCACGGCCGCGACGACGAGCCCGGGCTCGTGCTGCCCACCGAACTGGTGCGCGGCGGCAGCGCCTGACCACGCTGTTCGGCACTGGACACACCGCCACCCGCCTGCCTACTGTAACGTTCAATGTTCACGTGAACATGTCGTGACCCCGTCGAGCCGCCCGACCGGATCACCAGTCCTGACAGGTTCGTGTTAGCGATAACAGGAGAGGCAATGACGCCCACTCTTTCGCGGAAGCGGCTCCCGGTCCTGGTCACGATCGCCGCGGCGCTCGCGGCGATCGTGACCGCCGCGCCCCCGGCAGCCGACCACGCCGCCGCCGCGCCCGGCAGTCCCGCGGTGACACCCCCGATGGGGTGGAACTCGTGGAACTCGTTCGGCTGCAACATCAACGAAGGCATGATCCGCCAAGCCGCCGACGCCATGGTGAACTCGGGGATGCGCGCGGCCGGCTACCAGTACGTCGTGGTCGACGACTGCTGGTACGAGCCGCAGCGCGACGCCCAGGGCAACCTGCGGGCCAGTGCCTCCCGGTTCCCCGGCGGGATGAAGGCGCTGGGCGACTACATCCACGGCAAGGGGCTGAAGTTCGGCATCTACATGGCCCCGACCGACCGCACGTGCGCCCAGCGCGTGGGCACCTACCCGGGCTCGACCGGCAGCGGCGGGCGCGAGGCGCAGGACGCCCGGACGTTCGCGTCCTGGGGCGTGGACTACCTCAAGTACGACTGGTGCAACCCGTGGGGCACCCGCGACGAGCAGATCACCCGGTTCACCGCCATGCGCGACGCGCTGCGCGCGACCGGCCGCCCGATCGTCTACAGCATCAACCCCAACAGCCTGCACGCCATCACGGGCGACAAGTACAACTGGGGCGAGGTCGCCGACCTCTGGCGGACGACCGAGGACCTGCTGGACATCTGGCAGAACGGCAACACCAACAGCTACCCCATGGGCGTCGGCAACGTCGTGGACGTCACCGCTCCCCTGGCCGCACAAGCCGGCCCGGGGCACTGGAACGACCCCGACATGCTCGTCGTCGGCCGCCCCGGGCTCACCCTCACCGAGTCCCGGTCGCACTTCGCGCTGTGGTCGCTGATGGCCGCGCCCCTCATGGCGGGCAACGACATCCGCACGATGTCGGCCGACGTCAGCGCGATCCTGCGCAACCCGCGCCTGATCGCGGTCAACCAGGACCAGCTCGGTGTGGGCGGTCGACGGGTGCGCGACGACGGCAACACCGAGGTGTTCGCCAAGCCGTTGAGCGACGGCTCGGTGGCCGTGGGCCTGTTCAACCGGGGCAGCGGCACGACCACCATCTCCGCCACGGCCGCCCAGCTCGGATTGTCCGGTGGCTCGTTCACCCTCACCGACCTGTGGAGCGGGGCGACCAGCTCGTCCGGCGGCACGATCTCGGCGAGCGTGCCGGCGCACGGCGTCGCGGCGTTCCGGGTCAGCGGCGGCAGCCCTCTCGCCGCCACCACCGGCAGGCTGCGCGGCGCGGGCTCGGGCCGCTGCGTCGACGTGGACAACGCCTCCACCGCACCCGGGGCCGCCACCCTGCTCTGGGACTGCCACACCGCCGCCAACCAGCTGTGGACCACGTGGGCGGGCGGGGAGATCCGCGTGTTCGGGAACATGTGCCTGGACGCCGACAACCAGGGCACCGCCAACGGCACCCGCGTGATCACCTGGTCGTGCAACGGCCAGGCCAACCAGCGGTGGACGCTCAACTCCGACGGTTCCATCCGCAACGCCCACGCCGGGCTGTGCCTCGACGCCGACCAGGCGGGTACCGCCAACGGCACCCGGCTGATCCTGTGGACCTGCAACGGCCAGGCCAACCAGAGGTGGAGCCGCGCCTGACCGCACCGCCCCGGTCGGGTGCGCACCCGACCGGGGCGATCACCGCGGTCAGAAGCCCCAGAGCCGCCAGGTCTGGTTGAGCGGGCCGCCCTGGTCGACGGGGTTGCAGGTCCACTGGTGCACCGGGGCGCGTGCCGCCGTCGAGATCGAGCTGACGTCGACGCACTTGCCGCTGTGCCGGGCCACGAGCTGGAAGTCGTGGGCGTCGTTGCCCGAGTAGGTGACCTTGCGCGGGGTGAACTGCTGGTTCACCCCGCCGGTGCAGCTCCACTGCTGCACGGCCGCGCCGTCGGCCGTGGACGACGCGTTGACGTCGAGGCACTTGCCGGTCTGCTGGTTGACGACGGTGTAGGTGTTGGCCGCGCCGGTGACCGGGCGGAAGTCCCACAGCTGCTGGTCGCCGCCCTCGCAGGGGAACTGCTGCTGGCGGTTGCCGTCGGCGGTGCCGAGGTTCGCGTTGTCCAGGCACTGCTGCGAGTGCTGCGCGACGGCCACGGACGCGACACCCCTGCTCGACGGCGGCAGCACCGTGATGGTGAACGCGTCGTCGGCGTTGGTGTGCGGGAGGTTGACCGTCGTGGCGTCGCCGGACAGCGTCACGACGGCGTTCTGGATCGTGATCGGCCCCTGGACCGCGCCGCCCCCGTTGTGCGGGATGCGCTGGGCGACCACCCGCACCTGGTTGTTCTGCACGATGCCGCTCGTGGCGTCGAGCCGCCGGAGCCGGACGGCGATGGTGCCCGTGGTGCCGCCGCCCCCGACGAGGACCTTCGCGACACCGGTCGCCTTGGTGGCGAACGCGTCGTAAGCGGGGCTGGGCGTGACGGAGGCGATCTGACCGGTCTGCGAGCCGTAGAAGCGGTAGACCCACCACTCGCCCTTGGGCTGGTGCACGCCGGCCGAGGTGCGGACGAGCAGGTTGCCCAGGTCGTTGTGCAGGTTCCCGGCGCTGGCCCAGTTGGCGCGCAGGCCGTCGGCCCCGGCCCGTTCCAGGCGGGCGATGTACCAGGACCCGTCGCCGGGGTTCTGCTCGTTCGTCGCGCCGTACTCGTTGATCTGGTACGGCCGCGGGTGCGGGATGCCGCGCGCGTCCAGCGTGGCGTTGGCGGTCGCCACGTTGGCCACCGGGTCGCCGGGCAGCGAGTGCCAGCTGATGATGTCCGGCACGGTGCCGGTGGCCTTGACGTGGTCCAGGTACTGGGTCCACCACCCGCCGGAGGACGGCACGCACGCGCAGCTCGGGCCGACGATCAGCTGCTGCGGGAACGCGGCCCGGACCCGGTGGTAGGTGCGCCGCCAGAGCTCGAAGTACTGCGCCTGCGGCCGGTTCCAGAACAGGGTGATGTTCGGCTCGTTCCACAGGTCCCACTGCACCGGGGCGCCGGTGGCGCGCACGTCGTCGATCAAGCGGGTGAGGAAGTTGTCGTAGTCGGTCCAGTTCCCGTTGTCGCCGGGGAACCTCGCGATCGGGTAGCCGTCGGCGCCCCACAGGTCGTGCACGAGGAGCACGAACTCGCCGCCCAGGGACCGGGTGCGCAGCAACTGGGCGCGGGTGGAGTTCCACCGGCGGTCGTACCTGCCCGCGATCCAGCCGCCGGGGCCGTCGAGCTGGGCGCCGCCGGCGCGCATGTACCGGAACTTCACGTCGCGGTAGAAGTGGTCCGCCGGACCGGCCGCGTCCTCGGTCATGCCGTAGATCCAGCCGGACGCCCGGTAGGTCGGGGAACCGCCGGCGACGGAGAAGTCGACGGAGATCGACTCGTCACCGGCTCGGGCGGCCGGTGCCGGTCCGACCGCGGCCGACAACGCGGAGGCGAGGACCGCGAGGACCGGGACGAAGCGGCGGCCTCGCCGTCGTGCGGGGATGGGTGGCACGGGTGACTCCTTCGTCAGAGAGGACGGGTGTGCACGGGCTCCGCGGCGGCCCGACGCGCCTCGGCGTCGGCGGCGAGCAGCAGGTAGGCGGCGGCGGTCCAGGTGTAGGCGCGGTCGCGCAGCCCTTCGCCGGTCCGGGCGTCGAAGTTCTCGGCGAAGCCGCTCTTCTCGCAGGTGGCGCGGAAGCGGGCGCTGACCCGGTCGGCGAGGTCGACCGCGCCTCCCCGGCGCAGGCCGTCCTCGATGAGCACGGTCGACGGGGCCCACACCGGCCCGCGCCAGTAGCCGTCGGCCTCGTAGTGGGGCGAGTCGGGCCGTTCCGTGGCCGGGCCGACGGCGGTCAGGTGCCGGGCGACGCCCTCGGCGAGCTTCGCGTGCACGTCCGGGGGCAGGGCCGTGCCGAGGATGACGGGCATGAGGTCGAGCAGGCTCGCCGTGGTGCGGGTAGTGCCGTCGAGCGCGCGGCTGGTGAACGCCGTCCCGTCCCACAACGTCGTCAGCATGGCGTCGAGCACGGCCGCGGCTCGCCGGTCCCACCGCGTCGCGGCGGCCGCGTCGCCGAGGTCGCGAGCCAGCCGCGCCAGCTCACCCGACTGCACCACGAGGAAGGCGGCGAGGTCGGCGGACTGGACGAGCCGGCGCCCGTCGAACACGGTGGCGTTGTCCCAGCCGCTGTCGTTGCCGTGCTCGTAGTGCGGCAACACCTCGCCCGGGGCGCGGCGGTGGTCGAGCCAGAACGTCGTCCACGCCGCCAACCGCCGGTAGAGCAGCGGCAGGTCGGCGGCCGGGAGTCCGCCGGGCAGCTTCGCGCGCAGCCTGCCGACCGCCCAGCCGTGGACGGGTGGCTTCACGAAGTTGTGCAGCACTTCGGCGTGGGTGATCGAGTCGGGCAGCGCGCCTTGCGGGGTCTGGTGGTCGAACACGACCTGGAGCTGGTCCCACGCCAGGTCGGGCACGCCGGGCGCGAGGGCGAGCGCGTTGAAGCAGTGGTCCCAGCTCCAGACCTTGTCCATCCAGTTCTTCGACATCAGCACCGCGGGGCGGCCGAGGAACCCGGCCGGGCTCACCGCGGCCGACCACAGCACGTAGCAGGCCAGTTCGGCGGCCGGGGTGCGGTCGGTGCGCCAGGGCGCGACACGGTCGGTGAACTGCTCGAAGGACCGCCGGGAGGAGGCCACGACGTCGGCGAACGCCGCCGCGGTGGTGAACCGTTCGCGGGCGGTCGTCAGCTCCTCCACCACGAGTTCCCACCGGCCGCCGTCACCGCCGACGACGACCGCCCGTTCCGCCGTGCCGAGGGCGGAAGCCCCTCGCACGTCCTCGTGGCCGGTCAACACCGTGACCCGGTAGCGGTGTCCGGTCTCGTAGGAGGTGAAGACGTACGACGACGTGACCGGGTCGTGGAAGAAGAACGTGCCGGTGAAGGGGGTCAGGGTGTCGTCCGCGGCGGCGATGCGCAGGCCGAGCCCGGTGCCCGAGACCCGGAGCGCGGTGGGCGATTCGAACGCCGCCGCGACCCGTGCCCGTCCCGCGCTCCAGGTGAGCAGCGCGGCGTTCGCGCGCACCTCGGTCGTCACGCGGTCGCCGGCCGACACGGGCGTCAAGGACAGCACCGCGTGCATGCCGTTGCGGTGGGACACGAGGTGCAGGTCGTCGGCGTACGCGGCGAGGCCCACGACCGCGGAGAGGCCGAACCACGCCCCCGGATGGCTGAACGGGATCTCCCGCACCGAGAAGTCGTCCACCGCGATCCCTTCAGTCCTTGACCGCGCCGGACGTGATGCCCGCGGCGACGAAGCGCTGGGCCAGCACGAGCAGCGCGGTGACGGGCACGGAGGCGACCACGGCGGTGGCCGTGATCGCGTTCCACTCCTGGTTGTTGTTGCCGATGTAGCGGTAGATCCCGAGC is a window from the Saccharothrix saharensis genome containing:
- a CDS encoding LacI family DNA-binding transcriptional regulator, whose amino-acid sequence is MPAGADRERRRVGIVDVAAAAGVSRQTVSNVLNGREEYYSTATYEKVTSAMRALGYRPNRAAQTLRSRRTAQIGYHIFGEQLDQAQGFTLRFLQSLVRAAAEVDHQVLVFTHRRDDPLGVFKDLVARHAVDAIVLSESTVDDDRARFLADSGIPFACFGRLAPDLPQHWVDVDNTAGMSAVVDALVADGHLRFAYLAADGDQYWKLDRLDGVVRRLAHHGVRLPKSAMFRGSDQGVRRRARQLLTGKNPPSAIVTGSDAVAAAVVGVAHSLGLGVGSDVAVTGFDGGAVGLVTEPTLTSARIPVDRVSRTLVARCLRQVEHGRDDEPGLVLPTELVRGGSA
- a CDS encoding glycoside hydrolase family 27 protein, encoding MTPTLSRKRLPVLVTIAAALAAIVTAAPPAADHAAAAPGSPAVTPPMGWNSWNSFGCNINEGMIRQAADAMVNSGMRAAGYQYVVVDDCWYEPQRDAQGNLRASASRFPGGMKALGDYIHGKGLKFGIYMAPTDRTCAQRVGTYPGSTGSGGREAQDARTFASWGVDYLKYDWCNPWGTRDEQITRFTAMRDALRATGRPIVYSINPNSLHAITGDKYNWGEVADLWRTTEDLLDIWQNGNTNSYPMGVGNVVDVTAPLAAQAGPGHWNDPDMLVVGRPGLTLTESRSHFALWSLMAAPLMAGNDIRTMSADVSAILRNPRLIAVNQDQLGVGGRRVRDDGNTEVFAKPLSDGSVAVGLFNRGSGTTTISATAAQLGLSGGSFTLTDLWSGATSSSGGTISASVPAHGVAAFRVSGGSPLAATTGRLRGAGSGRCVDVDNASTAPGAATLLWDCHTAANQLWTTWAGGEIRVFGNMCLDADNQGTANGTRVITWSCNGQANQRWTLNSDGSIRNAHAGLCLDADQAGTANGTRLILWTCNGQANQRWSRA
- a CDS encoding RICIN domain-containing protein gives rise to the protein MPPIPARRRGRRFVPVLAVLASALSAAVGPAPAARAGDESISVDFSVAGGSPTYRASGWIYGMTEDAAGPADHFYRDVKFRYMRAGGAQLDGPGGWIAGRYDRRWNSTRAQLLRTRSLGGEFVLLVHDLWGADGYPIARFPGDNGNWTDYDNFLTRLIDDVRATGAPVQWDLWNEPNITLFWNRPQAQYFELWRRTYHRVRAAFPQQLIVGPSCACVPSSGGWWTQYLDHVKATGTVPDIISWHSLPGDPVANVATANATLDARGIPHPRPYQINEYGATNEQNPGDGSWYIARLERAGADGLRANWASAGNLHNDLGNLLVRTSAGVHQPKGEWWVYRFYGSQTGQIASVTPSPAYDAFATKATGVAKVLVGGGGTTGTIAVRLRRLDATSGIVQNNQVRVVAQRIPHNGGGAVQGPITIQNAVVTLSGDATTVNLPHTNADDAFTITVLPPSSRGVASVAVAQHSQQCLDNANLGTADGNRQQQFPCEGGDQQLWDFRPVTGAANTYTVVNQQTGKCLDVNASSTADGAAVQQWSCTGGVNQQFTPRKVTYSGNDAHDFQLVARHSGKCVDVSSISTAARAPVHQWTCNPVDQGGPLNQTWRLWGF
- a CDS encoding amylo-alpha-1,6-glucosidase; the encoded protein is MDDFSVREIPFSHPGAWFGLSAVVGLAAYADDLHLVSHRNGMHAVLSLTPVSAGDRVTTEVRANAALLTWSAGRARVAAAFESPTALRVSGTGLGLRIAAADDTLTPFTGTFFFHDPVTSSYVFTSYETGHRYRVTVLTGHEDVRGASALGTAERAVVVGGDGGRWELVVEELTTARERFTTAAAFADVVASSRRSFEQFTDRVAPWRTDRTPAAELACYVLWSAAVSPAGFLGRPAVLMSKNWMDKVWSWDHCFNALALAPGVPDLAWDQLQVVFDHQTPQGALPDSITHAEVLHNFVKPPVHGWAVGRLRAKLPGGLPAADLPLLYRRLAAWTTFWLDHRRAPGEVLPHYEHGNDSGWDNATVFDGRRLVQSADLAAFLVVQSGELARLARDLGDAAAATRWDRRAAAVLDAMLTTLWDGTAFTSRALDGTTRTTASLLDLMPVILGTALPPDVHAKLAEGVARHLTAVGPATERPDSPHYEADGYWRGPVWAPSTVLIEDGLRRGGAVDLADRVSARFRATCEKSGFAENFDARTGEGLRDRAYTWTAAAYLLLAADAEARRAAAEPVHTRPL